The window GCACTTCGGGCTGCTGCGCGAGCGCCATGGCGAGCCGCGCACGCTGGCGCTCGCCGCCCGAGAGGGCTAGGATCGGCCGCTGAGCGAACTTCTCCATTCCCGTTCGCGCCAGGGCTTCGCGACACGCCTCGCCGTCCTCCTTGGAAAAGGAATCCCAGAACTTCCGATGCGGCAGGCGTCCCATGCGCACAAGCTCCATGACGGTGATGTCGCCGGGCGGCTCGGCGCTCTGCGGCAGAAATGCGACCTTCTGTGCGACCTCGCGCTCCGTCTTCTGCCACAGATCCTCGCCCATGAACTCGACGCGCCCCGCACGCGGCTCCAAGAGGCGCGCGAGCGCCTTCAGAAGCGTCGACTTGCCCGAGCCGTTCGGCCCGATGATCGCGGCGATTTCCGCGCGATTTATGGAAGCCGTGACTTCATGGACGATCTCCGCCTTGCCGTAGCCGAGCGAAAGGCCGCATGCCTTCAAGATTTCTGCCATCGTCTCACTCCCTTCGAAGGCCCTTCTTGAGCAGATAGAGGAAGAACGGCGCACCCAAGAACGACATGAACACGCCGACGGGAATCTCGACAGGGGCGAATGCCATGCGTGCCGCCGCATCGGCGCCCGCCACAAGAACAGCGCCCCAGATGGCGGCGGCGGGCAGCAGATAGTCGAAATCTGATCCTGTAAGAAGGCGCACCATGTGCGGCACGACGAGTCCGACGAAGCCGAGCATGCCCGCCGCGCTCACGGCAGAGGCGGCGAGCAGGGCGGCGAGCACGAGCAGCACGAGCCGCGCACGCGCCACATGGACGCCAAGGCTTCGCGCCGTCTCCTCGCCGAGCTGCAGGGCGTTGAGCCAGCGGCTGCCGAGGAGCGTGCCCGCGATGCCGACGAGCGTGTAGGGCAGAACCATTTCCACATGGCTCCAGCTGCGCCCCGCGAAGCCGCCTGCCATCCAGTTCACCGTGCCCTGCACGCGGTCGGAGTAGAAGACCATCAGAGCCGTCATCGCCCCGCCGAAGAACGCCGCGATGGCGACGCCCGCGAGCACCATGCGCATCGGATGCACGCCGTTGTCCCACGACAGCGCAAAGACGAGCGCGACGGCGATCATCGCGCCGACGAAAGCGCCGAGCGGCACGAACTTGACCTCTGCGGGGAAGAGGATCATGATGCACATGGCGGTCAGTCCCGCGCCCGCCGACACGCCGATGATGCCGGGATCGGCGAGCGGATTCTTCAATATGCCCTGCAGGATGCAGCCGGCGAGCGCGAGGTTCACGCCCGTCAAAGCGCCCGTGATGATGCGCGGCAGACGGATGTGGTAAAGGATGCGATAGTCCTCGGGCGTGCCGTTTCCCATGAGTGTCGGCACGATGGCCTCGGGCGCGATGTGCACTGCACCCGCCGAAGCGCTGACGATGAGCGCAAGGGCGAGCGCGACAAGACCGAGGACGAGGGCGATGCGCCTCTTTCGCGCACGCGGATGCACTTCTGCCGGAAGGATTTTTTCCGATGCTTCCATTGGCTCACTCCATTCATAGATATTATTATTCTCACTGTTAGAAGAAAAGAAAAGGAAGTCGTAACACGAACTTCCTATAGTTATTTTCATATTTAATAACATTTGTCAATTGCCTCTGGTATCTTATCATGAAAATATCAGGAGGTCAAGCGAAATTGCAGTCTGCTCAGAAACTAGCTGCGCCCCCTTCTCTGCATCGAATTCCCTATCTGCGAGACTATGGTGTGACGCAGGGAAGTATGCTATACTTGATGCGTTGCCGCCCCTAGACATGGCAATGGAAAGGGGGTGTACTGGTGACTCTAACCGCGTTTCTTCTCTCCATCATGGCTGGCGTGATCGCCAATCGCATCAGCAAATGGCTCGATGAGAGAGCGCATGACGGCGACGAGCCTAGGGATTAAGAGTGGTCAACGTCAACCGCGCATCTGCACCCTTCGGGTTTGATTTGCGGGACGTTTTCACATACGAGTCGTTTCCCAATCGCCTGCGCCCCTTGGGCTTGTCTCTTGGACGACTCAGCACCACCTGCAATAAGGGAATAGAAAAGCCCCCAAGACCGCAACTTGGGGGCTTTTCGTGTACTGGTTGTGACTCTAATCACGTTTGCCGACCTTAGTATAGCATATTCAACTGTTCATGTGCAAGGTAAACTTCCAGGACATATGTTCAGCCCTTCTTTGCATCAGAAAATATCGTTCGCGCAGATGATTGTCTGATCGCGGTTCGGGCCGACGGAGACGATGCCGATGGCGACACCTGTGACGGCGGAGAGGCGTTCGAGGTATTTCCTTGCCTTTTCGGGCAGCTTCTCGTAGTCACGGCAACCCGAGATGTCTTCCTTCCAGCCTTCGAATGTCTCGTAGACAGGCTCGACCCGCGCGAGGACGTTAAGGCTCGCGGGGATCTCGTTCAGCGGCTTGCCGTCGAGCTTGTAGCCCGTGCACATCTTGATCTCGTCAAAGCCGTCGAGGATGTCAAGGCGCGTGATCGCCATGTAGTCGAGACCCGAGAGCTGACCCGCATAGCGCACGACGCAGGCATCGAGCCAGCCCGTGCGGCGCGGCCTGCCCGTGACGGTGCCGAACTCATGGCCGGCTTCACGGATCTTGTTGCCGATGTCGTTGATCTGCTCGGTCGGGAAGGGGCCTTCGCCGACGCGCGTGCAGTATGCCTTGACGACGCCGACAACCTTGTCGATGCGCCTGGGCGCGACGCCCGCGCCGACGCCTACGCCGCCTGATACTGGGTGCGAGGCCGTGACGTAAGGGTATGTGCCGTAGTCGATGTCGAGCATCGTCGCCTGCGCACCCTCGAAGAGCACCTTCTTGCCCGCATCAAGCTCTTCATTCAAAAGAGCGATAGTGTCGCAGACATAGGGTTTCAGGAGATCTGCATAAGCTTCGTATTCTTCGAGGATATGCTCGTAGGAGAGCGGCGCATGACCGTAGATCTTTTCCAGTTCCTCGTTCTTGACCGCGAGGTTTTCCTTCAGGCGCTTCTTAAACTCCTCCGGCTCGATGAGATCGCAGACGCGGATGCCGATGCGGTTCATCTTGTCCATGGTGCACGGGCCGATGCCGCGCTTCGTCGTGCCGATCTTCCCCTCGCCACGTGCTTCTTCGGCGAGTCCGTCCATAATGCGGTGATACGGCAGAACGACGTGCGCACGATTTGAGATGCGGATGCCCGACGTGTCGACGCCGCGCTTTTGCATCTCGTTCATCTCTTCGAGCGCGACTTCGGGATCGAAGATGACACCGTTGCCGACGACGTTCGTCTTACCGTGGTAAAGGATGCCCGAGGGCAGGAGACGCAGCTTGAACTCCTCGCCCTTAACGCTGACGGTGTGTCCGGCATTGCTGCCGCCCTGATAGCGCACGACCGTATCGGCCTTCTCGGCGAGGTAGTCGACGATCTTTCCCTTGCCCTCATCGCCCCATTGCGTGCCTGTAACTACTACTGCTGACATAGCGATTCTCCTTCTCTATACGAGGTTTCAGCTTCCGATGTGTGCGCTGAAGCCGTAAAAACGCCTTCGGCTCAGAGCCCGAAGCGCTCGAAGATCTTGTCGATGTGGCGCAGGAAGTATTGATAATCGAAGCAGTTGTCGATTTCTTCCTTCGTCAGATACTTCAAGATGTCCTCGTCCTTCTCGACATTCGTGCGGAAGTCTTCGCCTTCCATCCAGCGCTTCATGGCGTTGCGCTGCACCCACTTGTAGGCATCTTCACGGAGAACGCCCTTGTCGACGATGGCGAGCATGAGGCGCTGGCTGTAGATGAGACCGCCCGTCTTTTCCATATCGGCGAGCATGGCCTCGGGATAGACGAGCAGCCTGTCGATGATGTTCGTGAACTTCTTCGTGCAGTAGTCGACGTTGATCGTGCTGTCGGGCAGGATGACGCGCTCGACGGACGAATGCGAGATGTCGCGCTCATGCCAGAGCGTGATGTCTTCGAGTGCTGCAATCGCATTGCCGCGCACGAGACGCGCCATGCCCGAGATGCGCTCGCAGGTGATGGGATTGCGCTTGTGCGGCATGGCGGACGAACCCTTCTGGCCGGGAGCGAAGTATTCCTCCGCCTCGCGGATGTCCGTGCGCTGCAGGTTGCGGACTTCCGTCGCGAACTTTTCGAGCGAGCTTGCAACGATGGCGAGTGTCGTCATGTACTCGGCATGACGGTCGCGCTGAATGACCTGCGTCGCGAGGCGCACGGGCGTGATGCCGAGCTTCTTGCACGTGATCTCCTCGATGCGCGGGTCGATGTTTGAATAGGTGCCGACGGCGCCCGAGAGCTTGCCAACGGCGACGATCTTCTTCGCGTGCTCGACGCGTTCGATGTCGCGCTCGACCTCGGCGCTCCACAGGAGCAGCTTCAAGCCGAAGGTCATCGGCTCTGCGTGGATGCCGTGCGTTCTGCCGATGCACGGCGTGTGCTTGAACTCGACGGCGCGGCGGCGCAATACTTCGAGGAGCTTCTTAAGATCATCGATGATGATGTCGGCAGATTTCTTCATCATGATGCCAAGTGCTGTGTCCTTGACGTCGCTCGACGTCAGTCCCTTGTGGATGTATTTCGA of the Selenomonas sputigena genome contains:
- a CDS encoding adenylosuccinate synthase — encoded protein: MSAVVVTGTQWGDEGKGKIVDYLAEKADTVVRYQGGSNAGHTVSVKGEEFKLRLLPSGILYHGKTNVVGNGVIFDPEVALEEMNEMQKRGVDTSGIRISNRAHVVLPYHRIMDGLAEEARGEGKIGTTKRGIGPCTMDKMNRIGIRVCDLIEPEEFKKRLKENLAVKNEELEKIYGHAPLSYEHILEEYEAYADLLKPYVCDTIALLNEELDAGKKVLFEGAQATMLDIDYGTYPYVTASHPVSGGVGVGAGVAPRRIDKVVGVVKAYCTRVGEGPFPTEQINDIGNKIREAGHEFGTVTGRPRRTGWLDACVVRYAGQLSGLDYMAITRLDILDGFDEIKMCTGYKLDGKPLNEIPASLNVLARVEPVYETFEGWKEDISGCRDYEKLPEKARKYLERLSAVTGVAIGIVSVGPNRDQTIICANDIF
- a CDS encoding FecCD family ABC transporter permease, coding for MEASEKILPAEVHPRARKRRIALVLGLVALALALIVSASAGAVHIAPEAIVPTLMGNGTPEDYRILYHIRLPRIITGALTGVNLALAGCILQGILKNPLADPGIIGVSAGAGLTAMCIMILFPAEVKFVPLGAFVGAMIAVALVFALSWDNGVHPMRMVLAGVAIAAFFGGAMTALMVFYSDRVQGTVNWMAGGFAGRSWSHVEMVLPYTLVGIAGTLLGSRWLNALQLGEETARSLGVHVARARLVLLVLAALLAASAVSAAGMLGFVGLVVPHMVRLLTGSDFDYLLPAAAIWGAVLVAGADAAARMAFAPVEIPVGVFMSFLGAPFFLYLLKKGLRRE
- a CDS encoding ABC transporter ATP-binding protein, with protein sequence MAEILKACGLSLGYGKAEIVHEVTASINRAEIAAIIGPNGSGKSTLLKALARLLEPRAGRVEFMGEDLWQKTEREVAQKVAFLPQSAEPPGDITVMELVRMGRLPHRKFWDSFSKEDGEACREALARTGMEKFAQRPILALSGGERQRARLAMALAQQPEVLLLDEPTTYLDIRHQLALMELVEKLHASLGLTVVMVLHDLNQAVRYSHHIIAIHDGQVLADGAPEAVFTEALVRELYGVESVVRDVTIAGRRTKLCLPERVADGAKAV
- the purB gene encoding adenylosuccinate lyase, with amino-acid sequence MIERYTNPEMGNIWTLQHEFETMLEVEIAACEAMAELGEIPQEAAANIRAKAKFDLPRVKEIEKVTNHDIIAFLTNVAEYVGEDSKYIHKGLTSSDVKDTALGIMMKKSADIIIDDLKKLLEVLRRRAVEFKHTPCIGRTHGIHAEPMTFGLKLLLWSAEVERDIERVEHAKKIVAVGKLSGAVGTYSNIDPRIEEITCKKLGITPVRLATQVIQRDRHAEYMTTLAIVASSLEKFATEVRNLQRTDIREAEEYFAPGQKGSSAMPHKRNPITCERISGMARLVRGNAIAALEDITLWHERDISHSSVERVILPDSTINVDYCTKKFTNIIDRLLVYPEAMLADMEKTGGLIYSQRLMLAIVDKGVLREDAYKWVQRNAMKRWMEGEDFRTNVEKDEDILKYLTKEEIDNCFDYQYFLRHIDKIFERFGL
- a CDS encoding nitrate reductase: MTLTAFLLSIMAGVIANRISKWLDERAHDGDEPRD